Below is a window of Bacillota bacterium DNA.
AAACCTTTTATAGCGCAAAACTGCGCGGCCCTGCCCGAGACCCTGCTCGAATCCATCCTCTTTGGCAGCGTAAAAGGTAGCTTTACCGGCGCCGAAAATCGCCCGGGGCTTTTTGAGGTGGCGAGTGGAGGTACCCTATTTCTTGATGAGATTAATGCCATGCCCCTCTCTTTGCAGGCCAAGCTTTTGCGCGTCTTGCAAGACGGCTATGTGCGTCGCATTGGCGATGCTAAGGTGCGCGCGGTAGACGTACGCATCGTCACCGCGATGAACGACGAGCCCTATTCCGCCATACGCAAGGGAACTCTGCGCGAAGACCTCTTTTACCGCATCAATGTAGTCACCTTGCGCCTGCCCCCGCTTAGGGAGCGACGCCAAGACATTTCGCTTTTAGCGATGCACTTTATTCGACTCTACAATGGCACTTTTGGCTTGGGGGTTCTCGGCTTGTCGGCAGAAACCGCGGAGATATTTCAGAGCTATCACTGGCCAGGCAATGTGCGCGAGCTACAACATGCCATCGAAGGCGCCATGAATGTCATCACGGGCGACCATATTTTGCCATCTCACCTGCCCCCCCATGTAGTAGAAGGCGCCGGGCAGGCCGGCGCACGAACTTCTACCGCTATGCTCGCCCCTAGTTTCACCTTGCAGACGGGGCAAACTCTGCACGATGCCCTGCAAGAAGTAGAGAGCCGCTTTTTGCAGCAAGCTATGCAGCAGGCGCGCGGCAATGTCACCTTAGCCGCCGAGATACTGCGTATTCCGCGCCAGACTATGCAGTACAAGCTGCGCGCCCAGCAACCGTTTTCGCCCTGAGTTGTGCAACTGGCATAAATCTTGCATACTAAAGAGGAGTAGAGCATGAACTAAAATATTGATGTGGGAGGTAGTAAGCAATGCAGAAACAGGGCTGTCCCTATGGCACGCACCGTGTCATATCCCCCCTCGGGGTATTGCCCCAGCCAGCGTGGAAGATTGACAACAGCATGACCCTTTACGATAACGAGATTCTCGTCGATGTGCTACGTTTAAACATCGATTCGGCCAGTTTTACCGAAATTAAGAAGCGTGCGAATTACGACGATGCGGCAATTCGCCGCATTATACTCGACCTCGTGGCCGATCGCGGCAAGCACCACAACCCTAACACCGGCAGTGGCGGCATGTTTATCGGTGAAGTCAGCGCCATCGGGGAGAAGCTACAGGGGAAGATAGACCTCGCTCCCGGTGACCGCATTGCCTCTCTCGTCTCGCTTTCGCTAACCCCCCTGGCCATCACTGAAATTATTGAGGTGAGGCAAGAGATAGACCAAGTCGCGATTAAGGGACAAGCCATTCTTTTTGCCTCGGGCATTTACGCTAAACTCCCCGACGATATGTCAGATGCCCTAGCCCTCGCCGTGCTCGATGTAGCAGGCGCCCCAGCGCAAACGGCCAAGCTCGTGCGCCCCGGCAACAGGGTACTAGTTATTGGCGGCGGCGGTAAGTCCGGGCTTTTGTGCCTGCACGAAGCCAAAAAGCGCGCCGGGGTCACCGGGCAGGTTATTTCGCTTAACCCGAGTGCGACCGCCTGTGAGCGCGTGCGCGAGCTAGGCCTCGCCGACGTCATCTTGCAAGCTGATGCGACTAATGCTCTAGCCGTGCTTGAAGCGGTAGACAAGGCGACCGGTGGCAAGATGTGCGACTTAGTCATCAACTGTGTCAATGTGCCGGGCACCGAAATGAGCGCTATACTGGCGACCCGTGACGGTGGGACAATTTACTTCTTTAGCATGGCGACTTCTTTTACGGCTGCCGCCCTCGGCGCCGAAGGCGTGGGCAAGGATGTAGAGATGATCGTCGGCAACGGCTACACCAAGGACCACGCCGCCATATCTTTGCAGGTACTAAGAGAAAACGATAAATTGCGCGAGTTGTTCACACAACTGTACGCCCGATAGGAAGGTGAATTTTTTGCCCGCTTACAAAGAAATTTCTCTCTGGCAACAAGTTACGGAGGACGAGTGGCAAGACTGGCGCTGGCAACTGCGCAATCGCATTCAAGACGTAGACTCCCTCTCCAAAGTAGTAACGCTGCGCTCCCAAGAGGTAGAAGCAGTCTCTGAGGCCCTCTTGTCTTTGCGCATGGCCATTACCCCCTACTACGCCTCACTCATAGACGCCGAAGACCCCTGCTGTCCGATTAGAAAGCAGGCCATTCCCACGCGGCCGGAGCTTATTTCTGCGCCAGAAGACATGGCCGACCCCCTGCACGAAGACAGTGACTCGCCCGTGCCCGGCCTTACCCACCGGTATCCCGATCGCGTACTATTTCTCGTCACCGATCAGTGTGCCGTGTACTGTCGGCACTGCACCCGCCGTCGCTTTGCCGGGCAGCATGACCAGTCCGCAGGCAAGGAGCAGATCGACAACTGTATCGAGTACATTCGTGAGAACAAAATAGTGCGCGATGTACTGCTTTCGGGGGGCGACCCGCTCGCGCAGACCGACGAAAGGCTAGAGTACATCATTAAGCGCCTGCGCGAAATCCCCCATGTGGAGATTATCCGCATTGGCACCCGCATGCCCGTGGTTATGCCGATGCGCATTACCAGCGCCCTCTGCAACATGTTAAAGAAGTACCATCCCATCTGGGTGAATGTGCATTTTAACCACCCCAAAGAAATTACACCCGAAGCAAAAGCGGCCTGTGCCATGCTGGCCGATGCGGGCATACCCCTTGGCAATCAGTCCGTGCTCTTGCGGGGCGTCAATGACTGCCCCCACATCATGAAGAAGCTTGTGCATGAGCTAGTGAAGATGCGCGTGCGCCCCTACTATATTTACCAGTGCGATTTGTCGCAAGGCATTTCTCATATGCGCACTTCGGTAGCGAGGGGCATTGAAATAATCGAGAGCCTGCGTGGCCATACCTCGGGTTTTGCCGTGCCTACCTTTGTTGTGGATGCCCCGGGCGGTGGCGGCAAAATACCTGTTATGCCGCAGTACCTTATCTCGATGTCAGACCGCCAAGTCATCCTGCGTAACTTTGAAGGCGTTATCTCGGCCTACACCGAGCCCGCCGACAAACACAGCCCCTGTCTCGAGTGTGGAGTATGTGAAAAGCACGACCATATCGGCGTTACCGCTCTCTTTGGCGGCGACAAAGTATCTATTGAGCCCGAGGGCCTCAAAGAGATGCGCCAACGCTTCCGCAAGCCCCGCGCCTAGCATGCGGCTACTCGAACTCCTAGATAGCGCCAAGGTGTGCTCTGTCTCGGTGGTGGGGCTCGCTAAAAATGCCGGTAAAACGGTGGCCTTAAACAGCCTCATTAGACAAGCTGCCCAAGCGGGTGTTGCCCTTGGCCTGTCTTCCATTGGCTACGATGGCGAAAAAATCGACCTCGTGAGCCGTCTCCCTAAGCCCCGTATCGAGGTGGTAGAGGGTACAATTTTAGCCACAGCCAGCGGCACACTAGAGCGCTCCACAGCCGCGCTCGAAATTCTGGCGGCCACGGGTTTTGTCACCGCCTTAGGCGAGGTCTTGCTCGTGCGGACGCGTGAAAGCGGTTATGTCGAGATAGCCGGTCCCGACAGCTACGGCGAAATGCAGAAATGCATCGGCCGGATGCTTAAACTTGGCTGCCAACTAGCCTTAATTGACGGCGCCTTAGATCGAGTTGGTTCGGCCTCCCCGGCGGTGACAGAGGCCGCCATACTAGCAACAGGGGCCGTAGCGGGGGGCAGTATGCGCCAGATACTAATGCGCACCCTCCACTTTGTTTCGCTCTGCTCCCTGCCCAAGCTGTCGGAGGGGGCAAGGCGCGCCGCGGCCGTGCGTGCCACCCTAGCGGGGCAGTTACTGCTCTCTACCTCGCAGGGCGAGCGGGTGCTGCCCTTTGCTTCTGCCCTAGGGCATGCCGCGGCCATAGCTGACTGCCTACCTCGTGACGAAGAGTTTGCCCTGGTGGTGCCTGGCGCGGTAAACGAGTCGCTACTTGGCGAAATAATGCAGAGGCCGCGTCTCGCGCGGCAGGCCTTACTTATCTCTGCCGACCCCACCCATATTTTCGCCACGCCAGAAGTATGGCAGAAATACCGTGCCTTAGGCGGACGCGTGGCCGTCTTAGAGCAAATTCGCCTGCTGGCTGCTACCGTTAATCCCACCGCACCTAGCGGCAAAGCTTATGAACCACGGCAGTTTGCCGCCGAAATCGCCGCTAGCTTAGCGCCACTTCCGGTCTACGATCTCTTTGACTCTGACCAAGCGGTGTGTCTCTAAACATGTACCAGAAAGGGGATGTACCTGTGGGCGAAAGCTGTGACGTGCTCGGTTTGCCCTATTTTTTCGCCTGCTTAGCCCCGGCTTCCCCCTATGGTAAGTCACAAGCGGCGCGGCTCGTCCCCTTTAAGCCCGGCGAAGAACAGGCCCTCGAAGCAGAGCTTAACGCTCTAGGCTTGGTACTAGCTCAGCTTGCCGAGCCGGCAGGTGAAGGGCGACTACTAAAGATACGCCACTACCTCGGCCAGCTGCCCGATTGGCGAGAACATCTATACCGTGTCGCGGCCGGGGGGGTGCTACTTGATGCGGAATTTTTTATGCTCAAGCAAAGCCTCTTTTTCTTTGACGCCATAAGACAGCTGCTCGCGAGCGATAAAGAGCTAGCCAGCGATTTTTCCCCGCCCTGCTTACTAGGCCTTTGGCAGCTACTCGACCCCGAAGAGACAGGTTCCCCCTCGTTCTACCTCGGAGACGCCTATTCTCCGCGTCTTGGTGAAGTGCGCGCTCTGCTGCGCGAGACGCGCAAAAAACTGGCTGGCCTCGCCGCCCTAGGGCAGCAGGAGGCCGAAAAAATCTTCGCGCTAAAGTTTAATCTCGCGGGCGAAGTTGCCGTGCCGCGCCACGCCGCCGCCCTACGCGAACAGCTAGAAAACAGTGGTCGTTTCCTGCCAAGCCGCGAAACCTACACCGAGCTTTACTATACGCGCAAAGCAGCCCCTAGCGAGGCCCTGCTGACAGTGGAGCTTGCGCAGTTAAAGAAACTTGAAAATGAAGAAGAGGACAAAGTGCGCCACTTCTTGTCGCATGAACTGAAGCAAAGTGTGGCCGCCCTCAGCCTCGCCATCGAGCGCCTGGCGCGCCTAGACCTTGTCCTCAGTAAAGCCCTGCTCGCACGTCGCTGGCAGGCCACTCGGCCACATATCGCCCCCCATGATGAGCCTTTGCATTTTACTATGCATTTGGCGCGCCACCCGCAAGTCGCAGACGATCTCTTGGCGCGAGGGCTTGGCTTTACCCCCACCAGCTTGGAACTAAGCCCCGGGGTGGCTATTATTACGGGGGCCAATATGGGCGGCAAAACGGTGGCTCTGCGCACCGTAGGGCTCTTGGCCTCACTAGCTGCGCTCGGCATGTATGTGCCGGCCGCCTACTGCCGCACTTCACTTTTTTCGTCGACCACCATGTTGGCAGGTGAATACCGCGCTAGCCTCACCGGGCTTAGCCGCTTTGGCCACGAGATCGTAAACTTAAGCCAGGCCTTGCCGCAGTTTGGTGACCGCGCCCTACTGCTAATTGACGAGTTGGCGTCCTCGACTAATCCGCGCGAGGGCAGCGCCATAGCGCAGGCCGTAGTGCTACACCTGCAGTGCGCCCCAAGCATCACCCTCCTCACAACGCACTACGACCGCCTAGCCCACCAAGAAGGGGTAACTCACTGGCAAGTGGTAGGTCTCTGCTTGGTAACAGAGGAGGCGCTGCGCGAAGCCCTATCCCAAGCTAGGCCCGAGTCGCTCAGTCAGTTAAGTCAGTTGATGGATTACAGGCTCCACCGAGTCGCGGCAGCCGAGGCTCATTCCCAAGAGGCCATACGTGTAGCTAGGTTTCTCGGCTTGCCCGAAAGCATTGTCGCGCGGGCCTTGTCCTTACTTGAGATGAAGGGAGAGGAGTAGTCAGATGAGCAAATTAAACTTGGATTTAGAGAAAGTAACTAGGGCGCGCCAAGCA
It encodes the following:
- a CDS encoding sigma 54-interacting transcriptional regulator, with translation MRQTLLTLLYAIDEGVHVVDETGVTIYYNAQAGELEGLEPESVLGKHVLDVYPSLSAESSTLLSVCRLKRPILSKQQSFTNFKGKKVTTVNTTLPIILEHRLVGAVEVSRNITTVRELSEKLADLQARMHEAQGEPSFEARPGARYTFADIVGQSPSLVEQKTLALRSAATSSSVLVLGETGTGKELVVQALHNASSRRYKPFIAQNCAALPETLLESILFGSVKGSFTGAENRPGLFEVASGGTLFLDEINAMPLSLQAKLLRVLQDGYVRRIGDAKVRAVDVRIVTAMNDEPYSAIRKGTLREDLFYRINVVTLRLPPLRERRQDISLLAMHFIRLYNGTFGLGVLGLSAETAEIFQSYHWPGNVRELQHAIEGAMNVITGDHILPSHLPPHVVEGAGQAGARTSTAMLAPSFTLQTGQTLHDALQEVESRFLQQAMQQARGNVTLAAEILRIPRQTMQYKLRAQQPFSP
- a CDS encoding zinc-binding dehydrogenase, which produces MQKQGCPYGTHRVISPLGVLPQPAWKIDNSMTLYDNEILVDVLRLNIDSASFTEIKKRANYDDAAIRRIILDLVADRGKHHNPNTGSGGMFIGEVSAIGEKLQGKIDLAPGDRIASLVSLSLTPLAITEIIEVRQEIDQVAIKGQAILFASGIYAKLPDDMSDALALAVLDVAGAPAQTAKLVRPGNRVLVIGGGGKSGLLCLHEAKKRAGVTGQVISLNPSATACERVRELGLADVILQADATNALAVLEAVDKATGGKMCDLVINCVNVPGTEMSAILATRDGGTIYFFSMATSFTAAALGAEGVGKDVEMIVGNGYTKDHAAISLQVLRENDKLRELFTQLYAR
- the ablA gene encoding lysine 2,3-aminomutase translates to MPAYKEISLWQQVTEDEWQDWRWQLRNRIQDVDSLSKVVTLRSQEVEAVSEALLSLRMAITPYYASLIDAEDPCCPIRKQAIPTRPELISAPEDMADPLHEDSDSPVPGLTHRYPDRVLFLVTDQCAVYCRHCTRRRFAGQHDQSAGKEQIDNCIEYIRENKIVRDVLLSGGDPLAQTDERLEYIIKRLREIPHVEIIRIGTRMPVVMPMRITSALCNMLKKYHPIWVNVHFNHPKEITPEAKAACAMLADAGIPLGNQSVLLRGVNDCPHIMKKLVHELVKMRVRPYYIYQCDLSQGISHMRTSVARGIEIIESLRGHTSGFAVPTFVVDAPGGGGKIPVMPQYLISMSDRQVILRNFEGVISAYTEPADKHSPCLECGVCEKHDHIGVTALFGGDKVSIEPEGLKEMRQRFRKPRA